CGAACCCAGTCGCCTGGCAATCGCACAGGGGTTGACCAAGGGGGCACATTCCATTAACACAATTCTGAGATGCTCGTCGGCAGTCGAAGGTTGCCCCCACTAGAAATGAAGTGTTAGTTTGTCACTTCTCTTCAATATAAATTGTAACGTTCATAACGTTATAGATTTTAATGTTTCGCGGAAGTACATAAAAGTATAGTTACTACGCTTATCTCGAACACGTTCATACCGAACTAACAAATATGTCGAACTGTTTGGAGGTTTCTGCTATATTTTAGTCGGAATGCGTGTACCTTTCATAATGATCGAAAATTCAAGTCCCTTTGAGTTGGTTCTAATTGAAGTTTACTGGAATTGGATACAAATGAAGGATGATATCATTGGCATAGTTTGAAGACCATATCTCCGTGGTTACGATGTATTTATCCGTAAACTGTAATTTAGACGGAATTTTGTCCTGTGAAATACCTGTTGGGCATTACTCTGGCCTTACCCAGTACACTTGAGGAAGCTGGATCTTTACATGTTATAAAACAAAATCTGCTGATATTACACGTCACTTGATGAGAAAACTGGATCCTTACATGTTATAAAACAAAAGCTGTTGATGTTACACGTCACTTGATGAGAAAACTGGATCTTTACATGTTATAAACACAAAATCTGCTGATATTACACGTCACTTGATGAGAAAACTGGATCTTTACGTGTTATAAAACACAAAATCTGCTGATGTTACACGTCACTTGATGAGAAAACCGGATCATTACATGTTATAAAACAAAAGCTGTTGATGTTACACGTCACTTGATGAGAAAACTGGATCTTTACATGTTATAAACACAAAATCTGCTGATATTACACGTCACTTGATGAGAAAACTGGATCTTTACGTGTTATAAAACACACAATCTGCTGATGTTACACGTCACTTGATGAGAAAAATGGATCTTTACATGTTATAAACACAAAATCTGCTGATATTACACGTCACTTGATGAGAAAACTGGATCTTTACGTGTTATAAAACACAATATGCTGATATTACACGTCACTTGATGAGAAAACTGGATCTTTACATGTTATAAAACACAATCTGCTGATGTTACACGTCACTCTCATATCACATAATAACGTTAAACGTATATAACCTCACGTGATAACGATTATATAACACATCTCTTGATGAAATGCATATCACGCGTCACTTGTTTAAAACGTCACCACTCATAGTTATAACAGGTATATTGACGAAATGTTTGCTCAGGGTGTTGAGCTGGTAAAAAGAATGACAGAAAAAAGACCTTTGATCAAGGGAACACCCAAGCTAACAACTACGTGGAAATATCCTGTCTTAACatatcatcatcagtatcaacgACGTAGTGTCATAATATCTCaataacccactcactcactcactcactcactcactcacacactcactcactgacgcaTTCATTTGCATAGTCAACATATGCCGGTTCAGAAAGGTAATATTACCTGGCTGCAAAGCAAGCAACAGTATCCACGCAACCAAAGATCTCATTGTGGACAGGTTTTAACTCCCTGAAAGAAAAGCAAATCAGGTTAGTATATGAAATTGGAATAATTCTTAAGTATAAGTATCATTTATGGTAAACATCTATGACATCATGAAAGGGTAAGTGTGAAAGTATTATACTCATCGGGAAAAGAGGATACCCGAAAGCTTAAAGTTACAAAACTTAAGAAACCTGTCTCTATTAGCACTTTTATTACTGTAATGAACGCGGGgaggtgtgtgcgtgcgtgcgtgcgtgcgtacgtgcgtgcgtgcgtgcgttcacTATAACCGGTAATGAAGTCAGATTATGGTCTGACATCCAACGATTTTGAAGAATGACTtgtgaaaatttgaaattttaaacttaACGGTTCTTGACCAGTAGTTATAAAAGCCTTAATTTGTCAAACACGTATGCACACGAAGCAGCCTgcaaatgaatttcaaaatgaacatttgaAGAAGTCTGAAACACATATTTGAAGGGCTTGGTCAAGCTCAGCCAACATGCACGACGACCTGTGACAATAACACCCACGTTTCTCTATCATTAAATAGGTCTCGGTTGGAAATGACTTAGCCCATTGTTGGTAATTTAATGATACTTTATAGAGGTTAGCACGCCTGTTTAAGATTGTACATATCCTGTATTAGGAAAACCacttatatactgaacagcagaagAAACTCGATTTTGGAAAAACAATCTCATAAAAAATAAGCGTTCATATTAATGACCTCCATTTAAAAACTTCACAAAAAACAGAGGCGGAATCTTGTGTTTTTCTGTATGTCCTATTCCTGAGGACTTGCTCAAGCcatatatattccaaatgaAAGACATACTAACCATAACGTACCTACGATCACTGCCTTCTCCGATCCCAAATGCTCCAACATCGCATCTCGTGGATGTTTTTATTGAGACACGACTTACAGTAAATCTGCCCTTGCTGATTGAATCTATATAACAAACTATTGAATCAAACTATTCAGCAAATAGACCTAGAAGTATGCTTGAGGTAAGCGAAGCTCGGTTGATTGTAGTGAGGTATTCCTGCTGTgacattcatcatcatcaaacgAGATTGGAAGTATAAGAACTGCTCAGGTAGCTCTAAACGCCGCGTGTTATGAAACTGTTGCTATTGTTTGAGGCAGAGAGTGAGAACTTGAAAGCATATTATTTTGCTTGAACATTAACAGCTCTACCACTCGTAGGAAACACTCTGAAACAGTTTTGGCAAGGCTAAAATGAAACGGAATATTCATAAGTGAATCACATCAAAGACGCTAATTACAGGTGGCAAATAACATCTTTTAATAAGTGCATTTAGTTGAATACGTTATGAATATGCATATGATAATAATACCATATGTGGAGATTTGCATAGCGCCAATATCCAGATGTGCCTTCACCTATGTTATATTCAAACATGTCTTCACCGAACATCTGTAACTGTATGCAGAGCATGTCTTCACCGACGCTATATTCAAATATACCCTCAGAGACCACTGACCATTCCAAGTATTACACGTGCGTACCATGTCTTCGCCGACTCTAGTTATAACACCTGTATCCATGACTTCATAGACCCTGGTTATAACTgacccttgttatgatacacGTATACCATGTCTTCACCGACCCCAGTTATAACATATGTATACCATGCCTGCCCCCAGCCAAAGTTATAACAAATGTATACCATGTTTTAACACGTACTTAGACACGAGTCCACCTGATCTCAGTTGATTGTGACATAGCTGTTATCGTGTGTTCCCGGACGTACAATTTACAAGTATATTTTACTTTTCCATTTTTATTCATCTGACGAAGGGCACAGAAAAGTTGTGTGTGAATCTGGTAGCATGTGTTCCATTCAACAGAAATATTTctcctagagtgagtgagtgagcgagtgagtgagtgagagagtgagtgagtatcgtcttaagcaacattccagcaatatcacggcgggtgaggCCAGATATGATCTTTGCTGGGTGTGAGTAGGTCAATGGAAGTCTAACCAACGCCGTATTTTTAGCACTCTAACCAAAACAGCGTAAcaaatatgtcatgtttatcGAATGAGCTGTGACCCATGGTTTCCATTTTGAACAAATGGTTGACAGACAGATGACCTTGAAATGCTATCTATAAAAACAACTACCTCCAAAAATCTGACTCAACATTTCAGAGTTCAATAGGCATGTTTAAGCAACAACTCAGTGATAAGTCTCGACTGAATGGCTCTACCACTATCCTTGTCTATTTTAAAAACGTGTACCTTTTGAACCTACTCGAATCAGTACCCTacaagaaattgtttttataCTAAGCTATCGGACATATATTTAAACTATGTTTTGTCGTCAATTTCGGTGagatttcatgtattttttaaatattgtaaTTGTTGAATGacatgagttagtgagttttacgccgcactcaacaataataCAGTAATGTGTAACTGTAAAAAACTTACTCACGTATAAATGTAAAAGCATTTAGTGATGCATAACTTTAAAGGCATTtcttatgtaaatgtaaaagcATTTAGTGATAcacatttgtaaaaaaaaacatttactgaTGAATATTGATAATATTGCAAAAGCAATGACATAATCATTTACGATTACGTGAAATTGATTATTTCCCAAACATGCTCGCCTCGTCTTTGTACATACACAATGAAAGTGCATGTGGattatggtactggatgtcaaaTAATAATAAGCCCTAACAAACCCTATATTCATCAAACGAAGCAACGAAGGTCCTTTCAACACATAATATATATAAGGTTTGGTAATTCGGTATCCATTGTTCTCAAAACCACGAGAAAAGTCTTTAAATATAATAGTTATTCCTAATACAATATACCATCCCCAGACACAATCATGCAATAaccaatattcaatattatttatTAGTAACGTCCGTTTTCTAAGACGTCTAACAGCTACGCAGATAATCTGACAAATTATTTCGACATTGAAACTCATTATGGACAGTTTTCCTCCAATTTCGGAAACCATCATGAAGACCGGTGTTGTGCCGTAATGGAAACAAGATTCGAACTGTTTGAGGACCAGTTTTGGTGGAAATAACTTCTCAGTAAATGTTTTACTGGTCTCCCAGAAATGGAAGGGAAAGTCTCTGTCCGTTCTCCAGTGACGGGTTACTGTAACCCGCTGGTGTCATGGACGTCAGTCTTGGACTCTGCTACGACGTCGGCGACGAGACAGGACAGTGATGACAATGAGGCCGCTAGACAGGACGATGAGGAAGAAGATGGCCACAGCCATGACGATCAGAGATATTGTCACCTGCCAAGATGTCTCGCACATTGTGATGTCAGGAATTGTTCTTGGGTTGAAGTCTTCTGtgaaaaaagtgagtgagtatagttttacgccgcctttagcaatactcctgcaatatcgcggcggcaacaacagaaatgggcttcacatattgcacccattaGGGGAATAGAATGCGgatcttaggcgtgacgagtcaacgcttaaccactgggctacccagcGCCCCTCAGATATTGAGGTGGGCTAGGCAGCAGCAAGTAGAGCTGTGCGTCAATGAAAACGATGTTTGTGACGCAGATGCAAGCGACGTGACGTGCGAAccctctaaccactaggctacctcattgCCCTTTCTTTGAAGGAGATATGTAGTGTCGGTAAACTCACTCTAATGCAGCGGCCAACATACTCTGAAATCATAGCACGTTTCTCCCTATGATACAATTTACTGATAAGACTATCGTATACAACGTTGCCATTGACATGCATATGTCAAAGTACACGCCTTGCATAGCTGAGCACATGTACGAATCTCAGCCTGTTCCTCAGTCCAGACTGTCACTATAAATTCAACCTCAAAGTTAAGCCAAATTCGAATTTGTGCGGCCATATCGTGATGTGTATAACATTTACGAAACTGTTTTTCTTTGTGAATATTGTCAGAATgaataagggagataactcgtatACAATGTTACATGTCCGTCACCTTCATGACGTCCTCCACCCCCACTGCGTATCTTCACCGTCTTGAAGAGCTGCACCTCACTCCCCACTTCTCTCTTCCTTCTGCCGTAGTCACCGTCAGGCGCTGTACAGTTGACCTGTCACAGATGGTGTGAAATGTGAGTTATATACTCGTAAAAAAGTTGAAGAACTTAATTTTGAATTTActattgaataaaattgagagTTGTGTCTTGTCAGTGTTGCTGGGATAATAACGACTGTTTTGAGCGTACACCACTACTTGCCATGACCGAAAGTATTTGCACTGTAATCGCTCTTGAAAGATGACTGGCCTATGACGTGAAATTTGCACatgtacaattttcattttcaaaaagaaagaaataaaaaaaaataaaatataatataaatataaaaaatcaataaacagaCTAAACTaaaagaaaataagaaaattaaaaAACACGAACAACTGTGCGATAGAAGAGTATTGTCAGAATTAAAGGTccacagtgatttatcgaccttcttgaaaattgtcaaaatcaagaatgacaccccatgcacgtgtatggggctatcTAATTGTGCACGTGCATCCAGCTGTGTTTACGGTGGCGATAAAGAGGAAATGTGGTGCGTTCTTtagatgtctgtctttgaaaatattgttgccCGTTATAGTTCCTATAAAGATTGAAAGGCCAGGTTCCCctacttgttttgaagagtataatGTATAAAATTGATCCTCCTGAGAATACATTGACATCATTCGGTGAGATAATATTAggaacaaaatatgacattttggaGGCCTGTTTTAGTTCCAGTTCTGAAGATAATATGCCAGTGAATGGTATTAGGTCTTTTGGTGGTACTTCCTGGGACAAAGTAACTATCACTACGTTTGCTCGAGCTCTACACACTACAAATCACTCCGTAGGTTATAGACACTATAATGATGCTATGTTTGTCAGTATAGGCATGGAGAACAAGTAAGTGGGTGCAGTTTTACAATGTTTGTCACCATAGGCATGGAGAACAAGTGAGTGGGTGCAGTTTTACAATGTTTGTCAGCATGGGCATGGAGAACAAGTAAGTGGGTGCAGTTTTACAATGTTTGTCAGCATGGGCATGAAGAACAAGTGAGTGGGTGCAGTTTTACAATGTTTGTCAGCATGGGCATGGAGAACAAGTGAGTGGGTGCAGTTTTACAATGTTTGTCAGCATGGGCATGGAGAACAAGTGAGTGGGTGCAGTTTTACAATGTTTGTCAGCATGGGCATGAAGAACAAGTGAGTGGGTGCAATTTTACAATGTTTGTCACCATAGGCATGGAGAACAAGTGAGTGGGTGCAGTTTTACAATGTTTGTCAGCATGGGCATGGAGAACAAGTGAGTGGGTGCAGTTTTACAATGTTTGTCAGCATGGGCATGGAGAACAAGTGAGCGGGTGCAGTTTTCCActtcttttggcaatattccagcaatttcaagGCATCAGACACCAGAATCAGGAATCACATATTGTGCTCAAGAGGGTAATGAACCCTggtcttctgtgtgacaagAGACTGTGTTAACCACTATGTTCATATCAGTTAACGGATCATTCCATTTCTTGGAGTTTTGGATGTATActtaacaacaaaagaaacgcttgTTTCGAAAAgataaaatctcataaaagtaggCGTTCATGTTTACGTCTTCTATCTCTAAACTTGAcaaaagccagagttgcatttctttcgTTGTTTAGTATAGTTGTCTCGTTCAGTGTCATTGCAGTTAAATGCCATCATCCACCTACAGGGTCACAGGTTGAACTATCTGCCGCCACACAAACTCTGACCCAGAAGGAGAAAATCACTTCGTCATTTCCGTCGAAATGGAAAGCTCGTATTCTCAGAGTGAACTCCCTGCTATTGGAAGGGTCAGGGGTGACTGCTTCTGCGATGACAGGGTACCCGTCAGTGTGCATACAACTGAAACATGTAGACGAAATGAGACTATTCTTAGAGTAAAGCTCtctgaaacaatatatatatttaccgAAATCCAAAATTCCATGAATATTGAAATGCTTGAACAATGTATGACGTTTTGATACCCAAACCTGTAAAATACCTGCACTTACTTTATTTAGAGCCTTTGGATTACAGAAAGACTGGGTGAAGGGGGAAAGAATGTAGTTCAGGTACTTTACTGCTTGTTTATCGTTTAACGCCGTACTGTACGTCAGGGGCCGTAAGTACATGTAAAACACAATACCACGACgtgtagtgaatgagtgagtttagtttaacggcGCACACATCAATATTTAAACTGTGcgatggcggtctgtatataatggaGGTTGGCCCAGACagcctagtgatcaacaacatgagaacaATTTTAATCTTCTCACATCATTATCTTATTATCATTTATCATTTGTTGAAGTATTTCATATCGAACATCTTGTCACTTTCCTAGGTTGAGGCAGAAGACGCTACCTGCCTTGCCTCTATCAGATACAGGGTCCATGTGTCTTTGCAGACACTGCCTACCTTGCTTCTATCGCTTCAGCGTCTTTGTGTCATCGAAGAGACTGCCTGCTTTGCTTGTATCAACTTCAGTGTCTCTGTGTCCTTTAAGACACTACCTATCTTGCCTCTAACAGGTTCAGCGTCTTTGTGTTATCGAAGAGACTACCTGCTTTGCTTGTATCAGCTTCAGTGTCTCTGTGTCTTTGAAGACACACCAATTTGTTGAAGTATTTCATATCGAACATCTTGTCACTTTCCTAGGTTGAGACAGAAGACGCTACCTACCTTGCCTCTATCAGATACAGCGTCCATGTGTCCTTGAAGACACTACCTGACCAGCCTCGAACAGATTCAGCGTCTTTGTGTCATCGAAGAGATTACCTGCTTTGCTTGTATCAGCTTCGGTGTCTCTGTGTCCTTGCAGACACTACCTGCCTTCTTCTACCAGCTTCAGCGTCTTTATGTTCTTGCAGACACTACCTACCTTGCTTCTATCAGCTTCAGCGTTTTTGTATCGTTGGCGATGGTATTGTTGGCTTCTCCTTCCTCCACCCGTAACGTCGTGTATACTGTGAAAATAATGAGAGTGTGAaaaagtgaatttagttttacgccgcattcagcaatattccagttatttggCTGCGGTTtgtaaatcgagtctggatcacagAGTCCGCtgataaacatcatgaacatcaacctgcacagttgggatacgatgtcatgtgtcaaccaagtcagcgagcctgaccaccacatcccagttacgtagaaaGATACTCATACCGTAGATACCTGGATATtaaagaccgccaccatatagacGGAACATCACTGAGTGCGGCTTTAACAATCAACAGACAAATAAATACCAAATTACTGCGTTACGAAAGTATACCTCAGCGATAGCTGCATTCAAGTGATCAGTTCCCTGACGTGTTCAGTGAAATATTAGTGGTCGTAAACTTTGTCGTGTCTTGAACCAAAGACGATTCATGAACATTATTATCTTATACATAAGACCAAACTTTTAATATATGCATTGACTCATCGGAATATTTTCTTGGAGTATGGGGATACGATAAAATCTATAAGGCTTTGACGATTTAAAAAGACTCACTTTCTAGAGATATTGCCTGGTGAAAATGGAAACAGTACCTCCTTGCACGCCAAACACGAATTGAAGTTCTGTGCCGACATCAAGAGGATCACCGTTGTAGAGACCTCCACCAACCAATAGATAGAAGTCCACGGCCTTAGCCACGTCCTCGCGTGACACCACGTGTTGGCTATTCCTGAGAATATGCAAGTATATACTTTCCAATTACAAGTTAACACTGACAGATTCGAGTGTACATACCTACTGATTGACCAaacgacaaaaaaaaaaaaaaaaaaaatcacgtCGAAGGTGATACTATTTCGCCTCTGGTTATACGTTAACTGAACCGATACCATAAACAGTTCAAGGACATAAcgattttattttacttttattttatgtttggaATGTCCATGTGTCATCAGAAACAAGTACCCACTATGCTCCATGAGGTTATCTCGAGATTCAAGAAGGACACAATATGTGTAAAATGGCAAGCCCAAATCTGATCATTGTTTTATAGGAGGCAATCATAAATGTATGTGATTTCAATATGAAAACGTAGAAAGGCCAGGGTGAAtcaaaagtaaatgtagtggaaATTGTGATATGGTGTATGTCATTATAATGGTAGCATATGCTCACCCCTTCGGTGATATACTGTATGATGACTGACatttcatcagattgtcaatgaataaatagatcatcaCTCATCAtttcacccgtgaaggtcccggggtagaataggccttcaacaacccatgcttgccataaaaggcgactgtgtttgTCGCAAggggcgagtaacgggatcgggtggtcaggctcgctgactttggttgacacatgtcatcggttcccaaatgcgcagatcgatggtcatgttgttcatcactggatggtctggaccagactcgattatttacagaccaccgccatatagctggaatattgctgagtgcggggtaaaattaaactcactcatcatttcaaaaatttacatatatccctaaccaCGTTTGTCCAGCATGCTTACAAGGAAATCGTAATCATTCAGTGAACTGTCCTTTAAGCCTAAATGCGTTATGAGACGTCCCGATATTTCGATCTGTTTGGTCAAATGAGTCTTTCCTGTTACAATCGTGATCTTGACAAGATTTGATTTTAGGAAACTCGACATGCTCAGGAATTTTTTAAAACCGTGCTCCTTAAATGACATCTGTACGAAACACTTGCACAGAATCATTTATATTATTACCATACCCTAGGTTGCTCGTGAGGTGACCTTGAACTCTACTTACATGCCTCAGACGCTGTATTTAACGCCCGTGACGTTGTGTTAAAAATATGCGTACACGCAAGTGACGTTATGTTAAAAACGTCCGTGGCGTTGTGTTCTGATATAGTTACACGCCCGTGACGTTGTATTCTACATGTACTTACACGCTTGTGACGTTGATCATGACGACTGTGCTATCCACGGCTACATTGTTCTCCAGGATACACTTTACGTTGAAGCGGTCGTCGATGTCGGTCAGTAGATTCGGGCTGTATTTCACCACCACTACACGGTTAAATTCCTTCTTTCTGCCGATCTATATGAAGAAGACAACAGCACACTAATTTAATTTTATCGTTGATACACACGCCAAATCAATATTCACTACTAGTATCTGGACTTTTCTCCTACCAAGATCACCTGGGGGTGTCTGAACagtcgagtttggaccagattatccaataagtgagtgagtttggttttacgccgcttttagcaatattccagcgatatcacggcggggggcgccagaaaatgggcctcacacattgtacccatgtggggaatcgaaccccgggtctttggcgtgacgagcgaacgctttaaccactaggctaccccaccgccccctatCCAATAAGAAGCATCACAGACATTATTAGGATAATGTGACATACATGAATCAAGTCACTGAACCTCATCCATCCATTaccacaataataataataagccagaaatagtgagtgagtttagttttacgccgcactcgaaaatattccagctatatggcagcggtctgtaaataatcgagtctcgaccagacaatccagtgatcaacaacatgagcatcgatctgcgcaattgggaaccgatgacatgtgtcaaccaagtcagcgagcctgacgacccgatcccgttagtcgccccttacgacaagctgagtcgccttttatggcaagcatgggttgttgaaggcctattctaccccgggaccttcacggatccagAAATACAATATGATCCCTGAATAGTATTGAACACCTATTCAAATCCCATTTAAGCGTTTCAGTGTAAGAGATTGAATAAACCGTTTTATCACATACGTAGAAGATACGTAACTTTTTTTCTCCACTTATGACATTATAATCGTACGTATTGTAACTGAGACCGTTGTGTGGTGTTTTAAAGGTACCGACGTATTTGGGCTCCATTTATACAAACAAAAACGTGTACGGTACGGTATGAACTAATTTATGAAACGTAGAAGATGCGGATCACAGCAATTGTGTacggtcttagaatcatttGCAGACGCATGTATCTGAAACATGTCAAACTGATTTCCAGCAGTGTCCCATCTTTGAATTTACGTGATAGCAACACAGTTGCCTTGTTGTGATCTGGGAATCCCGGTTGCTAAGGAAACCGGTTAACGCACCGAACAATCTCTATCAaatttgattggtcaaaatTGCGCACGTGTGTGCAAACATGGCGGCACAGAAACAATTTACAAGACAGTGCCTCGACGACTTGTAACTGACAAGTAATCAAGTTACTGTACAAATAATAAGCTGACTACCAACGAggaaaaattatgtatctgGAGCCTTGTCTGATTTAGTTTAGATAGACGTTGGATATGGATCATTTGAACATAATGATTAAAAATGATTAAAAATGGACCTTTATGTTTCAAATACCATATCGCATATCATTATCCACCGACGACAAAACCCACGAGAAAGCGTTCTTGTTTCATTGAAGATGACCCTACATCTCTTGAGTCTCGCAGTATGTGTTGACTGACGATATAATTAACTTGGTATGGGCTCTTCTGTTGATAATGTCATGGGTTTCTCGTCAATAAATGTCTGCCCCATTGGATGCTTGTTATACGTACATGTCGTTATGTTGGGTTCAGATACGttgataaagtgagtgagtgagtgagtgatccttttagcaatattccactaacatcacagcggggacaTAAGAAATGTAACCATCTGAAGTATCGAACCCGTGTCGTCCGCATAAGGAGCGGACGCTTTACCCTTTCAGCCACCCCTTCCGACACTTTGATAACGAGATCGTTGTTGGTCATAGACATTTTGTATAATTATGTATGTTTTGTCCTTACAATCACGGGTACACTGGGGCCGCAGGCTGCATTGTCATGTTCCACTTGGATGTAATGCCCCTCCCAGCTGTCAGGGATCTTGTCGAACGTGGATACCGGATTGGGCACTGCCTGGGAGCCACAGCCAGAAACTCCCTGTTTGTCCTCCACGAAAGCCTCGTACCCAGAAGCACTGTACGGATTGATCCCGATTATCATCAAGTCCGCTACGCATGTCAGGGAGACTGAAGTGGATCAGTGTTTAGAAAATGATACCATTGTGCCATTAATTTACGAAGTGTTGTTTATATGTTTGGAAGTATCTTAAGAGGCCGTATGCCACATAGCAGTTGGCTTTGTGCTTTGAAATATTACTAAGATAACATTGGTGCGTAGCATGTTGCTACTCTTTTTGAAATGTGTTGAAATATGCTAAGGTAACGTATGCTATATAGCATGTTGTTAATCTTTTTCGAATGTGTTATGAAAACGTGTGATATGTAGCATGTTAAGTAAAAACTTTACGACATGCTTGTCAGGGATACAAAAACGTCGGATCACCTGAAAGAAATTGTTCATCCATAACATTTCTCCTTGTGGGATTCGCCAACTTGTAAGTAAGTCACTCAAAGAAGATTTTACATGTAGTTAATCTCAGCATTCGGTAGAACTCCCTCCCCTACAGACAGGGACGagttattttcaacacaacctgccagattctcaaaataaaaccaaccaaccaaccaaccaaccaaccaaccaaccaaccaaccaaccaaccaaccaatcaatcaatcaatcaattttgaaatatgctAAGATAACTTTTGATATATAGCATGATGTTTATATGTAGTTAAATATGCCAAGATAACGTTTCATATATAGCATGACGTTTATATGTTGTTAAATATGCTAAGATAACGTATGATATATAGCATGATGTTTATATGTTGTTAAATATGCTAAGATAACGTATGCTATATAGCATGATGTTTATATGTTGTTCAATATGCTAAGATAACGTATGATATGTAGCATGGCGTTAGTTTTTGCGTAAATATGTTAAGATAACGAATCATATAT
The window above is part of the Haliotis asinina isolate JCU_RB_2024 chromosome 1, JCU_Hal_asi_v2, whole genome shotgun sequence genome. Proteins encoded here:
- the LOC137258501 gene encoding EGF-like domain-containing protein 2, yielding MQRTVSSVGVPVAIMLVPLTLVLLLSLGFAHATFDCRRPNQDCLNGGNCTFTSADCICTTEYTGYDCGLVLDKVNQNNCTATTCVSGSTCYDDGTGAKCYCDSEHYGDMCEKDRFSLTCVADLMIIGINPYSASGYEAFVEDKQGVSGCGSQAVPNPVSTFDKIPDSWEGHYIQVEHDNAACGPSVPVIIGRKKEFNRVVVVKYSPNLLTDIDDRFNVKCILENNVAVDSTVVMINVTSVNSQHVVSREDVAKAVDFYLLVGGGLYNGDPLDVGTELQFVFGVQGVYTTLRVEEGEANNTIANDTKTLKLIEASCMHTDGYPVIAEAVTPDPSNSREFTLRIRAFHFDGNDEVIFSFWVRVCVAADSSTCDPVNCTAPDGDYGRRKREVGSEVQLFKTVKIRSGGGGRHEEDFNPRTIPDITMCETSWQVTISLIVMAVAIFFLIVLSSGLIVITVLSRRRRRSRVQD